Genomic window (Subtercola endophyticus):
GGCGACGCGGGAGCCGGGCGCTACCTCCGCGCGCACAATGCTCAGCACGTCGATTGCAGTGACCTCGGCGGAGGGGACGACCGGGACACCGCGCGCTGAGAACGCGAAAGCTACTCGAGCTCGTTGAGGTCGCCGTAGAGGCGGTTGATGGAGGAGATGCGGGAGCGAGTACCGCGGGCCGCGACTCCGAGGGTCTCGCTGGCGAGCAGGGCGACGAGGCTGTTCGCGGCGGCATAGCTGTCGAGGGCTGTGACGCTGTCGACGGGGCAGTCCAGCCAGACGGTGGAGTGGGGGGCGTAGCGTGCGGCGGAGGAATCGCCGATCAGCACGACGGGTACGCTCAACTGCCGCAGGGCATCAACTACGCCGGTGAAGCCGTGCGGACGGCGGCGGAAGCCGACGACGATGGCCGCGTCGTCGGGGCCGAGGCCGACGAGCTCTTCACCGATCGACTGCGCGGGCTGGGGGGCGAGGCGAACGTCGCCCAGTCCTTGGATGAGCTGCTGCCGCAGGTGCAGGGCGACGGGGTACGAATTGCGCAGGCCGATCACCACGACGCGGCGGGCACGGGCCAGCAGGGCGGCCGCGGCATCCAGTCGGCCGTCGGTCACGGCTTCGAGGGCGCGCTGGATGTTCGACCGCTCTTGCTCGAGGTGCGCCTCGAGCGCCGCTCTGCCGTGATCCAGTTCGAGGTTCGGGCCGCCTGAGCCGAGGGCGATTCCGCCGAGGGGGACGCCCTCGCTACGCAGGGCGCGAGCGTGATCGCGCACTTCTTGCGCGTCGGTGAAGCCGAGGCTGCGAAACAGTCGGCTCACGGTCGCCTTCGAGACACCGCTGAGGCGGGCGAGCTCGCTGGCGTTGTACACGGCGAGATCGTCGATGTGATCGAGAATGAAGTCGGCCGCCCGCTGCTCTTGCGGCGAGAGCTCGGCGTACGAGTTGTCGATGCGCTGCCCGATCGGCGCCGCCGCCGACTGCGCTTCGGGGGCGGCGGTCACCTCTGCGCTCCGGCCGCGGGGCTAGATCGAGCTGCGGGTTTGTGCGGGTGGCGCGGGTGTAGACCCGCACAAAGTCGCAGCTCGATGAGGTGGAGAGGTGCCACGAGGCTGGTTGGGCGAGTCACGCGAGCACCGGGGGGTCGACGGCGAGGGGCATCTGCGCGGCGAGCGAGAGAACGGCCTGCTCGAAA
Coding sequences:
- a CDS encoding MurR/RpiR family transcriptional regulator; translation: MTAAPEAQSAAAPIGQRIDNSYAELSPQEQRAADFILDHIDDLAVYNASELARLSGVSKATVSRLFRSLGFTDAQEVRDHARALRSEGVPLGGIALGSGGPNLELDHGRAALEAHLEQERSNIQRALEAVTDGRLDAAAALLARARRVVVIGLRNSYPVALHLRQQLIQGLGDVRLAPQPAQSIGEELVGLGPDDAAIVVGFRRRPHGFTGVVDALRQLSVPVVLIGDSSAARYAPHSTVWLDCPVDSVTALDSYAAANSLVALLASETLGVAARGTRSRISSINRLYGDLNELE